In Flavobacterium endoglycinae, one DNA window encodes the following:
- the fabG gene encoding 3-oxoacyl-[acyl-carrier-protein] reductase, whose product MKLLEGKVAIITGASRGIGKGIAEVFAKHGANVAFTYSSSAASAEALEAELNALGVKAKGYQSNAADFNEAQTFVDAVLADFGTVDILINNAGITKDNLLMRMSEADFDQVIDVNLKSVFNMTKAIQKTFLKQRAGSIINISSVVGVSGNAGQTNYAASKAGAIGFTKSVALELGSRNIRCNAIAPGFIETEMTAKLSEDVVKGWREGIPLKRGGTPEDVANACLFLASDMSAYVTGQVLNVCGGMLT is encoded by the coding sequence ATGAAATTACTAGAAGGAAAAGTAGCAATCATTACAGGCGCTAGCCGCGGAATTGGTAAGGGAATTGCAGAAGTTTTTGCTAAACACGGAGCAAATGTAGCATTTACATATAGTTCATCTGCTGCATCTGCAGAAGCTCTTGAAGCTGAGTTAAATGCATTAGGAGTAAAAGCAAAAGGATATCAGTCAAACGCAGCTGATTTTAACGAAGCGCAGACTTTTGTTGATGCTGTTTTAGCTGATTTTGGAACTGTAGATATTCTTATCAATAATGCCGGAATTACAAAAGACAACCTTTTAATGCGTATGTCTGAAGCCGATTTCGATCAAGTAATTGATGTTAACTTGAAGTCAGTTTTCAATATGACGAAAGCTATTCAAAAAACTTTCTTGAAACAACGTGCTGGTTCTATTATCAATATCAGTTCAGTAGTGGGAGTTTCTGGAAATGCAGGACAAACAAACTATGCAGCATCAAAAGCAGGAGCAATTGGATTCACAAAATCAGTAGCTCTTGAATTAGGGTCTCGTAATATTCGTTGTAACGCAATTGCACCAGGATTCATCGAAACTGAAATGACTGCAAAATTATCAGAAGATGTAGTAAAAGGATGGAGAGAAGGTATTCCTTTAAAACGTGGAGGAACGCCAGAAGATGTAGCAAACGCTTGTCTATTCTTAGCTTCTGATATGAGTGCATACGTTACAGGACAAGTTCTTAACGTTTGCGGAGGAATGCTAACCTAA